Proteins from a genomic interval of Arachis hypogaea cultivar Tifrunner chromosome 10, arahy.Tifrunner.gnm2.J5K5, whole genome shotgun sequence:
- the LOC140175937 gene encoding uncharacterized protein, with protein sequence MANNSSSNPEVNQTPDSEFSPTELQSLARVLSKLSNMQLSSAKSSANFLSDPSSVYYLHPGENPGISIVTVTLNTQNYNSWSRVMRLALKSKNKLGFIDGTIQKPNKDDPTFIAWDKCNTYVSVAWNDIAVDLWVDLKHRYYHGDLFKIAELEEELHTMKQGDLTITGYYTKIKAVWEEIEGFQPVPKCKDCNEECDCGLQTMRNYRRENYAVRFLRGLNEQYGTVRSQIMLMRPIPTINEVFSLLTQQERQLHGPYQEVRNFTAVANSVHNFNNYVPRGRGRGGRAGRTGRGGGRSSSKTCSYCHKVGHFVDTCYHKHGYPPHLQRQQLSWEVNNAAVTNQIATEIEGNSGCTEKQEKESDVQSLSNQNLRNALLTFLQQECTQPCQGANMRETYHTNAEKRGIILETYTLCMSSHIAHLLHIRPILVKLPNGTQTTARISGIVSQNSLKMIGTARAKRGLYMMHSPSQLGIPTLETADTKHLGHPLHTANSEHCSKSCSNVQSCSRKYGLSRMVDYGRLSPIHRAFSLAITTTVEPKTYEQAVVHECWRNAISAELLALEKNKTWTITSLPPGKRAIGCKWVFKVKFNPDGSVERHKARLVARGFSQQAGYDYFDTFSPVVKLNTLRLLLTLAAAKGWELYQLDVNTAFLHGELQEEVYMLPPQGLVVPNSAVCRLDKSLYGLKQASRQWNLRLILSGDNLVEIEAIKKALDAEFSIKDLGKLNFFLGMEVARSSRGIALYQRKYTLDLLEEYGMLEAKPASVPMLYNGKISKENGTKLEDLTCFRRLLGRLLYLTNTRPDIAFAVGKLSQFLDCATDEHYKAALHILRYIKQAPAKGLFFSCQNALCLSGFVDSDWATCADSRKSVTGYCFFLGSSLISWKSKKQTTVACSSSEAEYRAMAQATKEGQWLLYLLHDYQLPHP encoded by the exons ATGGCAAACAACTCCAGTTCAAACCCTGAGGTGAATCAAACTCCAGATTCAGAATTTTCTCCAACGGAACTTCAAAGCTTAGCAAGGGTTTTGAGCAAACTCTCAAATATGCAATTATCAAGCGCAAAATCAAGTGCCAATTTCTTATCAGATCCATCAAGTGTTTATTACTTGCATCCAGGTGAGAATCCGGGAATCTCTATTGTTACTGTTACCTTGAACACTCAGAACTATAATTCCTGGTCTAGAGTTATGAGGTTAGCtttgaaatcaaagaacaaaCTAGGATTCATTGATGGAACTATACAAAAACCGAATAAGGATGATCCAACTTTTATAGCTTGGGATAAATGCAACACATATGTT AGTGTAGCTTGGAATGATATTGCTGTAGATCTGTGGGTTGATTTAAAGCACAGGTATTATCATGGAGATTTGTTTAAGATTGCTGAGTTAGAAGAAGAATTACACACAATGAAACAGGGAGATCTAACCATCACAGGATACTACACGAAAATAAAGGCAGTTTGGGAAGAAATTGAAGGCTTCCAGCCAGTTCCTAAATGCAAGGATTGCAATGAAGAGTGTGATTGTGGTCTTCAAACAATGAGGAATTACAGAAGAGAGAATTATGCGGTAAGGTTCTTGAGAGGCTTGAATGAGCAATATGGGACTGTGAGATCCCAAATAATGCTTATGAGACCTATTCCTACTATCAATGAAGTGTTCTCTTTGCTTACTCAACAAGAGAGGCAGCTTCATGGTCCATATCAGGAGGTTAGAAATTTTACTGCAGTGGCCAATTCAGTGCACAATTTTAACAACTATGTCCCTAGAGGAAGAGGACGAGGGGGACGAGCAGGGAGAActggaagaggtggtggaaggaGCTCATCTAAGACATGTTCATATTGTCATAAGGTAGGGCACTTTGTGGATACTTGTTACCACAAACATGGGTATCCACCCCATCTCCAAAGGCAACAATTATCATGGGAAGTGAATAATGCAGCTGTGACAAATCAGATAGCCACTGAAATTGAAGGAAATAGTGGTTGTACAGAGAAACAAGAGAAGGAGAGTGATGTTCAATCTTTGTCTAATCAGAATTTGAGAAACGCACTGCTTACCTTTCTTCAACAGGAGTGTACACAGCCTTGTCAAGGAGCAAATATGAGAGAAACCTACCACACCAATGCAGAAAAGAGAGGTATAATCTTAGAGACTTATACACTTTGCATGAGCTCCCATATTGCACATTTATT GCATATTAGGCCAATTCTGGTCAAGTTACCAAATGGGACACAAACAACAGCACGAATAAGTGGAATTGTG AGCCAGAATTCCTTGAAGATGATTGGCACAGCTAGAGCAAAAAGAGGGCTGTACATGATGCATTCACCAtctcaattaggcattccaacATTAGAGACAGCAGATACGAAGCATTTAGGACATCCATTGCATACAGCAAATTCAGAACATTGCAGCAAAA GTTGCTCTAATGTCCAATCATGTTCAAGGAAATATGGACTATCTCGAATGGTGGATTATGGACGACTCTCTCCCATCCATAGAGCCTTTTCCCTTGCTATAACTACTACAGTTGAGCCGAAGACTTATGAACAAGCTGTTGTACACGAGTGTTGGAGAAATGCAATTAGTGCGGAGTTACTCGCTCTTGAGAAGAACAAAACTTGGACAATTACTTCTTTGCCTCCGGGAAAGCGTGCCATTGGTTGCAAGTGGGTCTTCAAGGTTAAGTTCAATCCCGATGGAAGTGTTGAAAGGCATAAAGCTCGACTTGTGGCTCGAGGTTTTAGTCAACAAGCTGGCTATGATTACTTTGATACATTTAGTCCGGTTGTAAAGCTCAATACATTGAGACTTTTACTCACTTTGGCAGCAGCAAAAGGATGGGAATTATACCAGCTGGATGTGAATACCGCCTTTTTGCATGGTGAGTTACAAGAAGAAGTATACATGCTTCCTCCACAAGGCCTTGTTGTTCCCAATAGTGCAGTTTGTCGGCTTGACAAGTCTTTGTATGGTCTCAAACAGGCTAGTCGGCAGTGGAATTTGCGTCTCA TTTTATCTGGAGACaatctggttgaaattgaggctATCAAGAAAGCATTGGATGCTGAGTTTAGCATCAAAGATTTGGGAAAGCTAAATTTTTTTCTTGGTATGGAAGTGGCACGTAGCTCCCGGGGCATTGCCTTATATCAACGTAAGTACACCCTTGACTTACTTGAGGAGTATGGGATGTTAGAGGCGAAACCAGCCAGTGTTCCTATGCTTTATAATGGTAAAATTTCTAAAGAGAATGGTACGAAACTTGAGGACCTAACATGTTTTCGGAGGTTACTTGGAAGGTTACTATATTTGACTAATACACGGCCAGATATTGCATTTGCTGTGGGAAAGCTTAGCCAATTTCTTGATTGTGCTACTGATGAACACTACAAGGCTGCTCTACATATCCTTCGTTACATCAAGCAAGCTCCTGCGAAAGGGTTGTTCTTCTCATGCCAAAATGCTCTTTGCCTCTCTGGTTTTGTTGATTCGGATTGGGCAACCTGTGCTGATTCTAGGAAATCCGTGACAGGTTATTGTTTTTTCTTGGGATCTTCTCTCATTTCTTGGAAGAGTAAGAAGCAAACGACTGTGGCTTGTTCTTCTTCGGAAGCAGAGTATCGAGCCATGGCTCAGGCAACAAAAGAGGGTCAATGGTTATTGTATTTGCTGCATGATTACCAGCTTCCTCATCCGTAA